The Agrobacterium larrymoorei sequence ATGGTCCAGGCGAGTCCGAGGCCGATGGGCCAATAGGAAATAAGAGCGAGAAGAGCTGGCACACGTGCATCCTTCAACCCGCGCAGCAAGCCTGCGGCCACGGCCTGGATACCGTCCACCAGCTGGAACAGACCGGCCATGATAATCAGCGTCGACGCATAAGCCAGCACCTGCGGCGCCTCGGGAAGGCGCCCATCGAGGAACAGGCTGCCGAGCCTTTCAGGCACCAGCGCGAAGAGTATCCCTCCGCAAATTGCAATCACGCAAGCGACTGCATAGACGGTGATCGCAGCCCGGATCAGATTGGGATAATCGCCTCTGCCATGAGCAACGCCGATGCGGACTGTGGCGGCTTGCGACAGTCCAAGCGGGATCATGAAGGCAAGCGAGGCCAATTGCAGCGCAATGCCGTGGGCCGCAAGTTCGATCGTGCCGATCTGGCCGATCAGAATGGACGCCGCCGAAAACAGCGTGACTTCCGCCAAAATGGTAATGCTGATGGGGAGACCAAGACGCAACACCTCGCCAAGCGCCTTCCAATCCGGCTTCCAGAAGCGCACGAAGAGCTCGTACTGGCGTGTTTCTTCCTGCGTCTGAATATAGATGACGATGAAGAGAAGACTGAAAAGATTGACGATGACGGCCACCACGGCAGCGCCATTCATGCCCATCGCGGGCAGGCCAAAATGGCCAAGAACAAGGCCATAGGCCAAAACGCCGTTGAGCAGCAGCATGGCGATCGTGGCATAGAGAACAATGCTCGCGCGCCCGATAGCGCTGACCAGACCGCGCATCACATAGAACAGCAGGCCCGGAAGCATGCCAAACTTGGAAATGGCGAGGTAATCGCCCGTCAGCTTCGCCACGTTCGGATTTTGCCCAAGCGCCACCAGGATACGCTCCGCATTGTGGAAAATACCGAGCGCCAGCAGCCAGTAGGCTATCGCCACCCACATGCCCATGCGGAGCGCGCGCCGCGCAGATGTCGCATCCCCCTGCCCGTAGGCATTGGCAACCATGGGAACGACGGCGACAGAAAAACCGGAGCCGAAGATGAAGACGACGAAAAAGAACTGACCGGCCAGCACCATGGCGGCAAGCTTTTCTGCGCCGAGCTGGCCGACGATGATCATGTCGGTGGTATGAATGCCAAGCTGCGCCAGTTGCGCTCCGATGAGCGGAATACCCAATGCAAGCGTAGCGCGCAAATGCGCGGCCCATGAACTGCCGCCCTGCGACACGTTCCCGACAGCTTCCGACGAAGACATGATCCCACCTCAAACTGAAACCGCTTCCAGAGGATGCTGGAAGCGGTAGATCTCTTGCATAAAAGACTTGGCAGAACTGCGCAACAAAAAGGCGCACTGCCTGAAAATCAAGCTGTCCACTGCCGTAACGGAAGATCAAGTCGATCGACCCGCGAAGTGCGATGGAAAACATCAGCTTAAGCTTATATTTACAGTTCTCACTCAAACGTTTCTTAGCTGATGAAAATCAATTCTCGGGTGCATGATGCGCGCCGCAATTGCCAATGGCATGTTTCCAGTCAATCCGGTCTCAGGCCGGACCATCCGAGGACCATTATTTTGTCCACGAAATCGAACTTGATGACGCGGATCGTTATTTCCGCTTCTTGTCTTGTCGTCGCTGCCTTCGCCGGTTTCTCCATTTACATCGACAGCCTCCAGCGCAGTGCTGCCCACAGCTTTGTCTCCGAAAAGGTCAATTCCACCGGTGAAGAAGCAGCAACCAGCATTGCCAACTGGCTGAACGGTCGCGTCATCATGACCGAGATGGTTGCCTCTGCCCTGAGCAAGGGCGCCGATCAGGTAACGCTCCAGAAGGCACTCGAGAATGACGTTCTGGCCCGCGAATTCAAGTCGACCTATTTCGGCGATGAGGCCGGTGTCTTCACCATGTGGCCCAGCGAAAAAATGCCGGAGGGCTATGACCCGCGCAAACGCCCATGGTACCAGGCGGCCGTTGCGGTCAACGCGCCGATCCTGACCGAACCCTATATCGATTCCTCCACCAGCGAACTTGTGGTCAGTGCCGCCATCCCGGTGAAGCGCAGCGGCAAGCTGGCAGGTGTTGCCGCAAGCGATTTCACGCTGACAAGCCTTGTCGACATCATCAAGAAGATCGATGCCGGCCCGGATGGCTACGCCTTCCTTGTCAATAATGACGGCACAATCCTCATCCACCCGGATGCGAGCGTGATCTCCAAAAAGCTCGCAGATCTCTTCCCCGTGGACACGCCGAAGATCAGCACCGCGCTTAGCCAGACGCAGTTGAACGGCGCCGATAAGATCATCAGCTTCATTCCGGTGGAGGGCTTGCCGTCCGTCAACTGGCACCTGGGCTTCGTCGTCGACAGCAAAGCCGCCTTCGCGTCTGTCTCCGACTTTCGCGTGGCGGCGATCATCGCGACGGTCCTTGCCGTTGCCTGCATGATCGGCTGCCTGATTCTGCTTCTCAGCCGCGTGGTCATCGCACCGGTAACACGCATGACCTCCGCTATGGAGCAGCTTGCCGCCGGCAATCTCAATATCGCCATTCCCGGCCAGGAGCGCACCGACCAGATCGGCTCTATGGCCAGCGCCGTTGCCGTCTTCCGCACCAATGCACTGGAGCGCCAGCGTCTGGAGGGCGATGCCGAACGCAACCGCACCATGACGGAACAGGAGCGCGCCGAACGCGAGCGGCAATCCGCGAAGGACAGTGCCGATATCCAGTTTGCCGTTGATGCGCTGGCCGAAGGCCTGACCCATCTTTCCAATGGCAATCTGAACTACCGTATCAACACGCCCTTCGTTGCGCGCGTCGATCGCCTGCGCTCCGACTTCAACGACTCCATCACCAAGCTCAATGCAGCTCTCGTCAATGTCGGCCACAACGCGAACGCCATCGACGCGGGCGCGAGCGAAATCCGTCATTCGGCGGATGATCTCTCCAAGCGCACCGAGCAGCAGGCGGCGTCCGTCGAAGAGACCGCAGCAGCGTTGGAAGAGATCACCACCACCGTCAAGGATTCGGCGAAGCGCGCCGAAGAGGTCGGTCGTCTGGTCGAGCGTGCGCGTCAGAACGCAGAACAATCCGGTGTGGTGGTTGGCGATGCGGTTAAGGCCATGGAGGGCATCGAGCACTCCTCCACCGAAATCTCCAAGATCATCGGCGTCATCGACGAGATTGCCTTCCAGACCAACCTGCTTGCGCTCAATGCAGGCGTGGAAGCGGCCCGCGCGGGCGAAGCGGGCAAGGGCTTCGCGGTCGTTGCCCAGGAAGTGCGCGAACTCGCTCAACGCTCTGCCAATGCCGCGAAGGAAATCAAGACCCTGATCAGCACCTCCACCACGCAGGTTGCCTCCGGCGTGACGCTGGTCGGCAATGCCGGCAAGGCGCTGGACACCATCGTTGCGGAAGTGCAGGAGATCAACAAGCACATCGACGCCATCGTGCGCGCCACCCGCGAACAGTCCACCGGTCTTCAGGAGATCAACACCGCGATCAACACGATCGACCAAGGCACGCAACAGAACGCTGCAATGGTGGAAGAGCAGACAGCCGCCAGCCATGGCCTCGCCACGGAAGCCGCGGCACTGAAGACGCTGCTCGCCCAGTTCAAGCTATCGCAGAACGAACGCCCACAGAGGAGCTACGGCCAAGCCGCCTGATCGTTAGCGTGACATATTCGGCCCGAGATCCTTGAATGGTTTTCGGGCCTTTTCTGTCGCGTCAGACACGGGAGAGCCTGCCTGCCCTTGCCTCGCCCTCAGGCGCGAGACATGGTTTCCAGATTACGATTCGGAGGAACAACGAATGTGGGAGATTCTCTGGCGCGGCACGGCGATGGGCATCGGTGGCACACTCTTCATGGATGTCTGGGCGATCATCCTGCACCGTGCCTTCAGCCAACCGGCCGCCAATTGGGGGCCCGTCGGTCGCTGGTTCTGGCATCTGCCCAAAGGCAAGGTCTTCCACGACAGCATTGCGACGGCTGAGCCGCACGCCAATGAAGTCGCGATCGGCTGGATCGCCCATTATGCCGTGGGTATCCTCTACGGCATTCTCCTTGCGCTCATCGTGCCCACCGGCTGGTTCGCAGCCCCCACATTCCTCTTGCCCTTCATCGTCGGCATCGTCACGGTCGGCGCAGGCTGGTTCCTGCTGCAACCCGGTCTCGGTATCGGCTGGGCTGCCTCCAAGACACCGAACCCCAACAAGGTGCGTGCGCTCAACCTCGTTGCCCACACGATCTTCGCGCTTGGCATGTTCGTCACCGCTTTGCTGATCGCTTAAACTTCACCCTGCAGAAGCGGCTTCAACAGCGGGTTGGGGAAACGGCGCTTGATCGTCACGGCGTAGAAGGATTCGACCATGCCCGGCAGCGCATCGAACTCCACCAGCGTTCCCGCCTCCAGTTCTCCTTTGACGACGATAGGCGGCAGGACCGCAAGCCCTGCTCCCTCGCGTGCCAGAAGACGCATCATCGCCATGTCATCGACTTCCGCCGCAATCTGGGGGCTGAGGCCAAGCCGCGCTGTCAAGGCCTCGAACTGGGCACGCACACCGCTCTCGAGTGTCGGCAGGATCACCGGATGTTCGGACAAGAGATCGGCGAGCGTCGCACCCGGCTTGCCGAAGGATGGCCTGCCGACGAGGCTGACCCGTTGCTGATAAATATGTTGGGCGATGAAGGGTGTCACGGAATCCGCCATAGGCGGCTGGTTGAGAAGAACAATGTCGAGGTTCAGCGTTTCCAGCGCGCCCAACAGCTCACTCGTGCTGCCTGAGCGCAGAATCATATCAACATCCGAACGCCCCAATATTGGCCGCAGAAACTCGATCTGGAAGTTGCGTGACAGCGTCGCCAGTGCACCGATGCGGATGGCGCGACGGCTTCGCCCCGTTTCCTTCAGCGTCTCGATCAGTTCTTCACCGGCAGCAAAGATTGTATCGGCGCGGTCAAGCGCAATGCGTCCCGCCTCCGTCAGATAAAGCTGCCGCCCTCGCCGCTCGAAGAGCGCATGACCAAGTCGCTCCTCCAACTGCTTGATCTGAATGGACAATGCTGACTGCGACAGGTTCAACCGTTCGGCCGCACGCGTCAGATTGCCGTCGTGAGCGACCGCGCGGAAATAGCGAAGATGATGATAATTGAGATCCGACATCGTTCTATTTTATAGAACGTTTTGCGCGAAACAATGAATTTTTCTGCGGTTCCAGTTCCTGCTACTTCGTCTGTCACACGCCGCTGCTCATTCTCCCGAAGCAGCCACAGACCGGAGAACTCCCGTGATCTATGCTCTACCGCTCCTCGCGCCCCTCCTTCTCGCCTATGCCTCATATAATGCATTCAAGGCACCGGGCCTCCGGCCCCGCGCGGCGATCCGCGTCGCCGAACTGGCCGCCCTTGCGTCCATTCTCATCGCGCTCCTCTCAGGCCTTGTCCTCGCTCTCCACGGACCTGGCACCAGCCCGGCGCTCGGCTACGGCTACATCGCGCTCGGCTCAAGGCTCGACCTCGTCAGCCTTGTGATGCTGCTGCTCGTTTCCTTCATCGGCTGGGTCGTGCTGCGCTATGCCGGGACCTTTCTCGACGGCGAAGCGCGGCAAGGACCCTTCACCGGCTGGATGACGGCGACGCTTGCAGCGGTTCTGCTGCTTGTTCAATCCGGCACATTACTGCAACTCGTCATCGGCTGGTGCGCGGCAAGTCTTCTGCTTCACCAGTTGCTGATCTTCTATCCCGAACGGGTTGCTGCCAGGCGCGCGGCCCGCAAGAAGTTCGCCGTCTCGAGGCTTGGCGATCTCGCCCTGATCGGCGCCGTCATCCTGCTTGCAGTGTGGTTCGAAACTGGCGACATCGCGACCATCCTCGCCAAAGCGCAGCAGGGTCAAGGCCAACCACTCACAATCGCCGCTGCTGCACTCCTTGCTGTCGCGGCCCTTCTGAAGTCTGCACAGTTTCCCACTCATGGTTGGCTGACGGAGGTCATGGAGACGCCCACGCCCGTTTCCGCGCTCCTCCACGCGGGCGTCGTGAATGCTGGCGGCTTCCTCCTCATCCGCTTCGCCGATGTCATGCTTCAGGCACCCATAGTGCTTGCGGTTCTGGTCATGGTCGGTGGCTTTACCGCGATCTTCGGCAGCGTGGTGATGCTGACGCA is a genomic window containing:
- a CDS encoding MATE family efflux transporter yields the protein MSSSEAVGNVSQGGSSWAAHLRATLALGIPLIGAQLAQLGIHTTDMIIVGQLGAEKLAAMVLAGQFFFVVFIFGSGFSVAVVPMVANAYGQGDATSARRALRMGMWVAIAYWLLALGIFHNAERILVALGQNPNVAKLTGDYLAISKFGMLPGLLFYVMRGLVSAIGRASIVLYATIAMLLLNGVLAYGLVLGHFGLPAMGMNGAAVVAVIVNLFSLLFIVIYIQTQEETRQYELFVRFWKPDWKALGEVLRLGLPISITILAEVTLFSAASILIGQIGTIELAAHGIALQLASLAFMIPLGLSQAATVRIGVAHGRGDYPNLIRAAITVYAVACVIAICGGILFALVPERLGSLFLDGRLPEAPQVLAYASTLIIMAGLFQLVDGIQAVAAGLLRGLKDARVPALLALISYWPIGLGLAWTMAFPLGFGGVGVWSGFVVGLSAAAIMLTTRFYLLVKREMKTAGKV
- the mcpU gene encoding methyl-accepting chemotaxis protein McpU — protein: MSTKSNLMTRIVISASCLVVAAFAGFSIYIDSLQRSAAHSFVSEKVNSTGEEAATSIANWLNGRVIMTEMVASALSKGADQVTLQKALENDVLAREFKSTYFGDEAGVFTMWPSEKMPEGYDPRKRPWYQAAVAVNAPILTEPYIDSSTSELVVSAAIPVKRSGKLAGVAASDFTLTSLVDIIKKIDAGPDGYAFLVNNDGTILIHPDASVISKKLADLFPVDTPKISTALSQTQLNGADKIISFIPVEGLPSVNWHLGFVVDSKAAFASVSDFRVAAIIATVLAVACMIGCLILLLSRVVIAPVTRMTSAMEQLAAGNLNIAIPGQERTDQIGSMASAVAVFRTNALERQRLEGDAERNRTMTEQERAERERQSAKDSADIQFAVDALAEGLTHLSNGNLNYRINTPFVARVDRLRSDFNDSITKLNAALVNVGHNANAIDAGASEIRHSADDLSKRTEQQAASVEETAAALEEITTTVKDSAKRAEEVGRLVERARQNAEQSGVVVGDAVKAMEGIEHSSTEISKIIGVIDEIAFQTNLLALNAGVEAARAGEAGKGFAVVAQEVRELAQRSANAAKEIKTLISTSTTQVASGVTLVGNAGKALDTIVAEVQEINKHIDAIVRATREQSTGLQEINTAINTIDQGTQQNAAMVEEQTAASHGLATEAAALKTLLAQFKLSQNERPQRSYGQAA
- a CDS encoding DUF2938 domain-containing protein, yielding MWEILWRGTAMGIGGTLFMDVWAIILHRAFSQPAANWGPVGRWFWHLPKGKVFHDSIATAEPHANEVAIGWIAHYAVGILYGILLALIVPTGWFAAPTFLLPFIVGIVTVGAGWFLLQPGLGIGWAASKTPNPNKVRALNLVAHTIFALGMFVTALLIA
- a CDS encoding LysR family transcriptional regulator; its protein translation is MSDLNYHHLRYFRAVAHDGNLTRAAERLNLSQSALSIQIKQLEERLGHALFERRGRQLYLTEAGRIALDRADTIFAAGEELIETLKETGRSRRAIRIGALATLSRNFQIEFLRPILGRSDVDMILRSGSTSELLGALETLNLDIVLLNQPPMADSVTPFIAQHIYQQRVSLVGRPSFGKPGATLADLLSEHPVILPTLESGVRAQFEALTARLGLSPQIAAEVDDMAMMRLLAREGAGLAVLPPIVVKGELEAGTLVEFDALPGMVESFYAVTIKRRFPNPLLKPLLQGEV
- a CDS encoding proton-conducting transporter transmembrane domain-containing protein, whose product is MIYALPLLAPLLLAYASYNAFKAPGLRPRAAIRVAELAALASILIALLSGLVLALHGPGTSPALGYGYIALGSRLDLVSLVMLLLVSFIGWVVLRYAGTFLDGEARQGPFTGWMTATLAAVLLLVQSGTLLQLVIGWCAASLLLHQLLIFYPERVAARRAARKKFAVSRLGDLALIGAVILLAVWFETGDIATILAKAQQGQGQPLTIAAAALLAVAALLKSAQFPTHGWLTEVMETPTPVSALLHAGVVNAGGFLLIRFADVMLQAPIVLAVLVMVGGFTAIFGSVVMLTQSAVKTSLAWSTVAQMGFMILQCGLALFPIALLHIVAHSLYKAHAFLSSGSAIETVASIRRPGPITIPNAKAVTRAFLLALAIYAVIGLLFGFADKPPQALALGAILIFGVAYLIAQGLADAAPWALTWRTSLYAVLAATAYFALQKVADALMHGTLPPPPQPGPLEWTLMLLAVVTFGLVAIAQSLFPLWAYHPAAAGLRVHLVNGLYVNALFDRLLGGWKLPASAPATSASVKE